The Cellulophaga sp. L1A9 genome window below encodes:
- a CDS encoding glycosyltransferase family 4 protein: MKKIIFLALGFPDVAKYTNLYTDLIHEFHNNGHDVLVLAPAENDKDTGLRLEGGVNVLRVATLPLFNVGTLKKGLANLLLSWQYKKALKQHHIALDFDLILMPTPPITLTPTAHWIKNKSGAKLYLILRDIFPQNAVDLKMMNGNGAIHSFFRKKEIALYKLADYIGCMSPANVNYIKKHNPDVAPSKLHLLPNWENLPNYKEGKSCEALLDKYKLRDKFIVIFGGNIGRPQKMENIIELAKVCQELPEIVFFIIGTGTEKQRLTNLVQNENLANVILEDKIHKTDYNDLLRLSDVGLISLSEDFTIPNFPSKVLSYFGNKKPVLASVDLNTDFGTILEEVKAGYWAEAGATKDLKEKLLLLYHDKNLRAQMGENGYAYMQENLLPDKAYQTIITVTS; this comes from the coding sequence ATGAAAAAAATAATTTTTCTTGCTTTAGGCTTTCCGGATGTCGCCAAGTATACCAATTTGTATACAGACCTAATTCATGAGTTTCACAATAACGGACATGATGTATTGGTCTTAGCTCCCGCTGAAAACGATAAAGATACTGGGTTGAGGCTAGAAGGTGGTGTAAACGTATTACGTGTTGCTACGTTGCCGCTGTTCAATGTAGGCACCTTGAAAAAAGGTCTCGCCAACTTACTATTGTCTTGGCAATATAAAAAAGCATTAAAACAACATCATATTGCCTTAGATTTTGATTTAATATTAATGCCTACGCCTCCAATTACACTAACCCCCACTGCTCATTGGATAAAGAATAAATCTGGCGCAAAATTATACCTTATTTTAAGAGATATTTTCCCTCAAAATGCGGTTGATCTAAAAATGATGAATGGTAATGGGGCTATTCATTCTTTTTTTAGAAAGAAAGAAATAGCATTATATAAACTAGCCGATTATATTGGATGCATGTCTCCTGCCAATGTAAATTACATTAAGAAGCATAATCCTGATGTAGCGCCATCAAAATTACACCTTTTGCCCAATTGGGAAAATCTCCCCAATTATAAAGAAGGTAAAAGTTGTGAAGCACTTTTAGATAAATACAAACTTAGAGATAAATTTATTGTCATTTTTGGAGGAAATATAGGAAGGCCTCAGAAAATGGAAAACATTATTGAATTGGCAAAAGTATGTCAAGAACTTCCTGAAATCGTGTTCTTTATTATTGGAACAGGAACAGAAAAGCAAAGACTAACAAATCTTGTTCAAAATGAAAATTTAGCAAATGTAATCTTAGAGGATAAAATACATAAAACAGACTACAATGATTTGTTACGACTCTCTGATGTAGGCTTAATCTCGTTAAGTGAAGATTTTACCATCCCTAATTTTCCTTCAAAAGTCTTATCTTATTTTGGGAATAAAAAACCGGTCTTGGCCTCGGTAGATTTAAATACAGATTTTGGCACCATATTGGAAGAAGTGAAAGCAGGCTACTGGGCAGAAGCAGGTGCTACCAAAGATTTAAAAGAGAAACTGCTCCTACTCTATCATGATAAAAATTTAAGAGCTCAAATGGGAGAAAATGGCTATGCCTATATGCAAGAAAATTTACTGCCAGACAAAGCCTACCAGACCATTATTACAGTTACTTCTTAG